A genome region from Mugil cephalus isolate CIBA_MC_2020 chromosome 13, CIBA_Mcephalus_1.1, whole genome shotgun sequence includes the following:
- the sufu gene encoding suppressor of fused homolog isoform X2, with translation MDEVGPNSGAQAHGLVAVFPPGLQAIYGECRRLYPEQANPLQVTAIVKYWLGGPDPLDYISMYRNMGCPAQDVQEHWHYVSFGLSDLYGDNRVHEFTGADGPSGFGFELTFRLKREVGETAPPTWPAELMQGLARYVFQSENTFCSGDHVSWHSPLDNSESRIQHMLLTEDPQMLPVQTPFGTLSFLQIVGVCTEELQAAQQWNGQGILELMRGIRVAGGPWLITDMRRGETIFDIDPHLQDRVDQGIETEGSNLSGVSAKCVWDDLSRPPEDEEDSRSICIGSQPRRLSDKDTEQIRETLRKGLEFNSKAALPPISSQRQGHERPQSRKDSLESESSAAIVPHELVRTRQLESVHLKFNQESGTLLPLCLRGRLLHGRHFTYKSINGDTAITFVSTGVEGAFATEEHPYAAHGPWLQILLTEEFVEQMLGDLQELNTREETKLPKEYSWPEKKLKISVLPDSVFDNPLQ, from the exons ATGGATGAGGTGGGGCCTAACAGTGGTGCTCAAGCCCACGGGCTGGTGGCCGTGTTTCCTCCAGGACTACAGGCTATCTATGGGGAATGTCGGCGGCTTTATCCCGAGCAGGCCAACCCGCTTCAAGTCACGGCCATTGTAAAATACTG GTTGGGAGGGCCCGACCCGTTAGACTACATCAGTATGTACAGGAACATGGGCTGTCCAGCTCAGGATGTCCAGGAGCACTGGCACTACGTTAGCTTTGGATTGAGTGACCTGTATGGGGATAATCGAGTTCATGA atttaCAGGGGCAGACGGACCTAGTGGGTTTGGCTTTGAGCTCACATTCAGACTCAAAAGAGAGGTGGGGGAGACGGCACCTCCAACATGGCCAGCTGAACTCATGCAGGGCTTGGCTCGCTATGTGTTCCAGTCCG aaaacacattttgtagCGGGGACCACGTGTCATGGCACAGTCCACTGGACAACAGTGAATCTCGTATCCAGCACATGTTGCTAACAGAAGACCCGCAGATGCTACCGGTTCAAACTCCGTTCGGCACACTGAGCTTTCTCCAG ATTGTGGGTGTATgtacagaggagctgcaggcggCCCAACAGTGGAACGGCCAAGGAATCCTGGAGCTGATGCGCGGAATCCGAGT AGCTGGAGGCCCCTGGCTGATCACAGacatgaggagaggggagacCATCTTTGACATCGATCCTCACCTACAA GACAGAGTGGACCAAGGCATTGAGACAGAGGGCTCTAACCTGAGCGGGGTCAGCGCCAAGTGTGTGTGGGATGATCTGAGTCGACCgccagaggacgaggaggacagtCGTTCCATTTGCATAGGATCGCAGCCACGCAGGCTCTCAGACAAAG ACACGGAGCAGATAAGGGAGACCCTGAGGAAAGGACTGGAGTTTAACAGCAAGGCAGCGCTACCACCTATCAGCAGCCAGAGACAGGGGCACGAGAGGCCTCA AAGCCGGAAGGACAGTTTGGAGAGCGAGAGCTCGGCCGCCATTGTTCCTCACGAGCTTGTTCGAACGCGGCAGCTGGAAAGCGTCCATCTGAAATTCAACCAAGAGTCAGGCACGCTGCTGCCCCTCTGCCTGCG GGGCCGACTGCTTCATGGGAGACACTTCACTTATAAAAGTATCAACGGAGACACAGCCATTACATTTGTGTCCACGGGAGTTGAAGGAGCGTTTGCTACTGAAGAGCACCCGTACGCAGCCCACGGCCCCTGGCTTCag ATATTATTGACTGAAGAGTTTGTGGAGCAAATGCTTGGGGATTTACAGGAACTGAACACTCGTGAGGAG ACAAAGTTACCAAAGGAGTACAGTTGGCCAGAAAAGAAGCTGAAGATCTccgtgttaccagactctgTGTTTGACAATCCCCTGCAATGA
- the sufu gene encoding suppressor of fused homolog isoform X1: MDEVGPNSGAQAHGLVAVFPPGLQAIYGECRRLYPEQANPLQVTAIVKYWLGGPDPLDYISMYRNMGCPAQDVQEHWHYVSFGLSDLYGDNRVHEFTGADGPSGFGFELTFRLKREVGETAPPTWPAELMQGLARYVFQSENTFCSGDHVSWHSPLDNSESRIQHMLLTEDPQMLPVQTPFGTLSFLQIVGVCTEELQAAQQWNGQGILELMRGIRVAGGPWLITDMRRGETIFDIDPHLQQDRVDQGIETEGSNLSGVSAKCVWDDLSRPPEDEEDSRSICIGSQPRRLSDKDTEQIRETLRKGLEFNSKAALPPISSQRQGHERPQSRKDSLESESSAAIVPHELVRTRQLESVHLKFNQESGTLLPLCLRGRLLHGRHFTYKSINGDTAITFVSTGVEGAFATEEHPYAAHGPWLQILLTEEFVEQMLGDLQELNTREETKLPKEYSWPEKKLKISVLPDSVFDNPLQ, encoded by the exons ATGGATGAGGTGGGGCCTAACAGTGGTGCTCAAGCCCACGGGCTGGTGGCCGTGTTTCCTCCAGGACTACAGGCTATCTATGGGGAATGTCGGCGGCTTTATCCCGAGCAGGCCAACCCGCTTCAAGTCACGGCCATTGTAAAATACTG GTTGGGAGGGCCCGACCCGTTAGACTACATCAGTATGTACAGGAACATGGGCTGTCCAGCTCAGGATGTCCAGGAGCACTGGCACTACGTTAGCTTTGGATTGAGTGACCTGTATGGGGATAATCGAGTTCATGA atttaCAGGGGCAGACGGACCTAGTGGGTTTGGCTTTGAGCTCACATTCAGACTCAAAAGAGAGGTGGGGGAGACGGCACCTCCAACATGGCCAGCTGAACTCATGCAGGGCTTGGCTCGCTATGTGTTCCAGTCCG aaaacacattttgtagCGGGGACCACGTGTCATGGCACAGTCCACTGGACAACAGTGAATCTCGTATCCAGCACATGTTGCTAACAGAAGACCCGCAGATGCTACCGGTTCAAACTCCGTTCGGCACACTGAGCTTTCTCCAG ATTGTGGGTGTATgtacagaggagctgcaggcggCCCAACAGTGGAACGGCCAAGGAATCCTGGAGCTGATGCGCGGAATCCGAGT AGCTGGAGGCCCCTGGCTGATCACAGacatgaggagaggggagacCATCTTTGACATCGATCCTCACCTACAA CAGGACAGAGTGGACCAAGGCATTGAGACAGAGGGCTCTAACCTGAGCGGGGTCAGCGCCAAGTGTGTGTGGGATGATCTGAGTCGACCgccagaggacgaggaggacagtCGTTCCATTTGCATAGGATCGCAGCCACGCAGGCTCTCAGACAAAG ACACGGAGCAGATAAGGGAGACCCTGAGGAAAGGACTGGAGTTTAACAGCAAGGCAGCGCTACCACCTATCAGCAGCCAGAGACAGGGGCACGAGAGGCCTCA AAGCCGGAAGGACAGTTTGGAGAGCGAGAGCTCGGCCGCCATTGTTCCTCACGAGCTTGTTCGAACGCGGCAGCTGGAAAGCGTCCATCTGAAATTCAACCAAGAGTCAGGCACGCTGCTGCCCCTCTGCCTGCG GGGCCGACTGCTTCATGGGAGACACTTCACTTATAAAAGTATCAACGGAGACACAGCCATTACATTTGTGTCCACGGGAGTTGAAGGAGCGTTTGCTACTGAAGAGCACCCGTACGCAGCCCACGGCCCCTGGCTTCag ATATTATTGACTGAAGAGTTTGTGGAGCAAATGCTTGGGGATTTACAGGAACTGAACACTCGTGAGGAG ACAAAGTTACCAAAGGAGTACAGTTGGCCAGAAAAGAAGCTGAAGATCTccgtgttaccagactctgTGTTTGACAATCCCCTGCAATGA